A window from Festucalex cinctus isolate MCC-2025b chromosome 4, RoL_Fcin_1.0, whole genome shotgun sequence encodes these proteins:
- the lpin1a gene encoding phosphatidate phosphatase LPIN1 isoform X5 produces MNYVGQLAGQVFVQVKELYRGLNPATLSGCIDVIVVRQPNGSLQCSPFHVRFGKMGVLRSREKVVDIEINGEPVSLHMKLGENGEAFFVQEAESTLEVVPAYLATSPIMSTGEELMDSQLSRTSTRHHDGMMCGSLPVQSIGPQQGDAGMNKKRRKRRRKARPDGGGGGGRRDESGEEFSDDDDNMFTIDLSSDDDREGDAGRTLYSDQRSAANTRLSTEWTLPQSNPDDSQSSTPKSDSELASQAKDNPEMLWTWGELPQAARKQDCVTSVSIPVSSSTHFRSIRDAGPPSQPLYTSQQGDSGSGGRITEEHGRAVESVGASCAETESLTTCSVAPSILPDHLEEGKNRGSPIRRTDSPSKKQEKRSQHLGADGVYLDDITELEPEVAALYFPKSDGVVSSMRTDSDVMMTAVRSANQSPQSEGSCAMDSGVDSLLDHMGDLPHVAISLCGGLSDNKEITREYFQERAVSYQQFSENPSLIDDPNLVVKIGSKYYNWSTAAPVMLAMQVYQKPLPQFWCLSYFFSAFGLFSYCLPGLFGPRPPEPASVENIMKDKMPKKGGRWWFSWRSRNSDSKSESATEATGDREESSVTMATAIRMKDESSSSDEDHRPTLVSGTCQSDGLLASGNVCYKKTLRLTSEQLLSLQLKEGPNEVVFSVTTQYQGTCRCHGTIYLWNWDDKLVISDIDGTITRSDTLGHILPTLGKDWTHQGIARLYHKVSQNGYKFMYCSARAIGMADMTRGYLHWVNERGTMLPMGPVMLSPSSLFSALHREVIEKKPEKFKIECLTDIKHLFYPNTEPFYAAFGNRATDVYSYKEVGVPLNRIFTVNPKGELIQEHAKTNISSYGRLCEMVDHVFPVLHHNEGADFPRSDTFNECDYWSEQHPDESKQGKEEDDSRLLESS; encoded by the exons ATGAACTATGTAGGTCAGCTGGCGGGCCAGGTGTTTGTGCAGGTCAAGGAGCTGTACAGAGGCCTCAACCCCGCCACACTGTCCGGCTGCATCGACGTGATCGTGGTGCGGCAGCCCAACGGCTCCCTGCAATGCTCGCCCTTCCACGTGCGCTTCGGCAAGATGGGCGTCCTGCGATCGCGGGAGAAAGTG GTtgacattgaaataaatggagaGCCCGTGAGTTTACACATGAAGCTGGGAGAAAATGGAGAAGCCTTTTTTGTTCAAGAAGCTGAAAGCACACTG GAAGTGGTTCCAGCCTACCTGGCGACGTCACCCATCATGTCAACGGGTGAGGAGCTGATGGACTCCCAGTTGAGCAGGACCAGCACACGTCATCACG ACGGCATGATGTGCGGCTCACTTCCTGTCCAGAGCATCGGGCCGCAGCAGGGCGATGCAGGCATGAacaagaagaggaggaaaagaagGAGGAAGGCTCGGCcagacggaggaggaggaggagggaggcggGACGAGAGCGGAGAGGAGTTTtcggatgatgatgataacatGTTCACTATTGACCTGAGCTCTGATGACGACAGAGAAGGAGACGCTGGAAG GACTCTATACAGTGATCAGAGGTCGGCAGCCAACACACGCCTCAGTACAGAATGGACACTTCCACAGAG CAACCCAGATGACTCTCAGTCTTCAACGCCCAAAAGTGACTCTGAGCTGGCCAGTCAAGCTAAAGACAACCCTGAAATGCTGTGGACGTGGGGGGAGCTGCCACAGGCTGCTCGG AAGCAGGACTGCGTCACGTCAGTCTCCATCCCAGTGTCCTCTAGCACTCACTTCAGAAGTATCCGTGACGCCGGGCCCCCCTCCCAACCTCTTTATACCTCTCAGCAAGGCGACAGTGGGAGTGGGGGGAGGATTACGGAAGAGCACG GAAGAGCGGTGGAGAGTGTGGGTGCGTCATGTGCAGAGACGGAGAGTTTAACGACATGTTCAGTGGCTCCCAGCATTCTTCCTGATCATCTGGAGGAAGGGAAGAACAGAGGAAGCCCGATCAGAAGAACCGATTCACCTTCCAAGAAGCAAG AGAAAAGAAGCCAACATCTTGGTGCTGATGGCGTATACTTGGATGATATCACAGAGCTGGAGCCTGAAGTAGCTGCTTTGTATTTCCCTAAAAG CGACGGAGTGGTTAGCTCGATGAGGACGGACTCGGACGTGATGATGACGGCCGTGCGGAGTGCAAATCAGTCCCCGCAGTCAGAGGGCAGCTGCGCGATGGACAGCGGTGTGGACAGTCTGCTGGACCACATGGGGGACCTCCCTCACGTAGCCATCTCGCTATGCGGCGGGCTGTCTGACAACAAGGAGATCACGCGAG AATACTTCCAGGAGAGGGCAGTTTCCTACCAACAGTTCTCCGAAAACCCTTCCCTTATCGACGATCCTAACCTGGTGGTGAAGATTGGTAGCAA GTACTATAACTGGAGTACGGCGGCTCCGGTCATGTTGGCAATGCAGGTCTACCAGAAGCCATTGCCACAG TTTTGGtgtttgagttattttttttctgctttcggCCTTTTCTCGTACTGCCTTCCTGGTTTGTTTGGCCCCAGACCTCCTGAGCCT GCCTCGGTGGAGAACATCATGAAGGACAAGATGCCCAAGAAGGGGGGGCGCTGGTGGTTCTCCTGGAGGAGCAGGAACAGTGATTCCAAATCG GAGTCAGCAACAGAGGCCACAGGAGACCGAGAAGAGAGTtccgtcaccatggcaacagctATCAG GATGAAAGATGAGTCGTCCTCTAGTGACGAGGACCACAGACCCACTTTGGTGTCTGGGACCTGCCAGTCTGACGGCCTCCTTGCTTCTGGTAACGTTTGTTACAAGAAGACTCTTCGGCTCACATCGGAGCAGCTG TTGAGCCTACAGCTGAAGGAGGGTCCAAACGAGGTGGTGTTCAGCGTGACCACACAGTATCAGGGAACGTGTCGTTGCCATGGCACCATCTACCTGTGGAACTGGGACGACAAGCTGGTCATCTCCGACATCGATGGGACCATCACCAG GTCGGACACACTGGGCCACATCCTCCCCACGCTGGGGAAAGACTGGACCCACCAGGGCATCGCAAGACTCTACCACAAAGTCAGCCA GAATGGATATAAATTCATGTACTGCTCGGCGAGGGCCATCGGTATGGCGGACATGACCCGAGGTTACCTGCACTGGGTCAACGAGAGGGGAACTATGCTGCCGATGGGCCCGGTGATGCTCAGCCCCAGCAGCCTGTTTTCCGCGTTGCACAG agaagTGATTGAGAAAAAACCCGAGAAGTTCAAGATCGAGTGTCTCACTGACATCAAGCACCTTTTCTACCCCAATACCGAACCTTTCTACGCTGCGTTTGGCAACAGAGCTACA GATGTGTACTCCTACAAGGAGGTGGGCGTTCCTCTCAACAGGATCTTCACTGTCAATCCAAAAGGGGAGCTGATCCAGGAACATGCCAAAACCAACATCTCCTC TTACGGGCGCCTGTGCGAGATGGTGGACCACGTCTTTCCCGTCCTGCACCACAATGAAGGAGCCGACTTTCCCCGTTCGGACACTTTTAATGAGTGCGATTACTGGAGCGAGCAACATCCTGATGAAAGCAAGCAAGGCAAGGAAGAGGACGACTCGCGACTTCTGGAGAGCAGCTGA
- the lpin1a gene encoding phosphatidate phosphatase LPIN1 isoform X4 — translation MNYVGQLAGQVFVQVKELYRGLNPATLSGCIDVIVVRQPNGSLQCSPFHVRFGKMGVLRSREKVVDIEINGEPVSLHMKLGENGEAFFVQEAESTLEVVPAYLATSPIMSTGEELMDSQLSRTSTRHHDGMMCGSLPVQSIGPQQGDAGMNKKRRKRRRKARPDGGGGGGRRDESGEEFSDDDDNMFTIDLSSDDDREGDAGRTLYSDQRSAANTRLSTEWTLPQSNPDDSQSSTPKSDSELASQAKDNPEMLWTWGELPQAARPSLLTSHQKQDCVTSVSIPVSSSTHFRSIRDAGPPSQPLYTSQQGDSGSGGRITEEHGRAVESVGASCAETESLTTCSVAPSILPDHLEEGKNRGSPIRRTDSPSKKQEKRSQHLGADGVYLDDITELEPEVAALYFPKSDGVVSSMRTDSDVMMTAVRSANQSPQSEGSCAMDSGVDSLLDHMGDLPHVAISLCGGLSDNKEITREYFQERAVSYQQFSENPSLIDDPNLVVKIGSKYYNWSTAAPVMLAMQVYQKPLPQFWCLSYFFSAFGLFSYCLPGLFGPRPPEPASVENIMKDKMPKKGGRWWFSWRSRNSDSKSESATEATGDREESSVTMATAIRMKDESSSSDEDHRPTLVSGTCQSDGLLASGNVCYKKTLRLTSEQLLSLQLKEGPNEVVFSVTTQYQGTCRCHGTIYLWNWDDKLVISDIDGTITRSDTLGHILPTLGKDWTHQGIARLYHKVSQNGYKFMYCSARAIGMADMTRGYLHWVNERGTMLPMGPVMLSPSSLFSALHREVIEKKPEKFKIECLTDIKHLFYPNTEPFYAAFGNRATDVYSYKEVGVPLNRIFTVNPKGELIQEHAKTNISSYGRLCEMVDHVFPVLHHNEGADFPRSDTFNECDYWSEQHPDESKQGKEEDDSRLLESS, via the exons ATGAACTATGTAGGTCAGCTGGCGGGCCAGGTGTTTGTGCAGGTCAAGGAGCTGTACAGAGGCCTCAACCCCGCCACACTGTCCGGCTGCATCGACGTGATCGTGGTGCGGCAGCCCAACGGCTCCCTGCAATGCTCGCCCTTCCACGTGCGCTTCGGCAAGATGGGCGTCCTGCGATCGCGGGAGAAAGTG GTtgacattgaaataaatggagaGCCCGTGAGTTTACACATGAAGCTGGGAGAAAATGGAGAAGCCTTTTTTGTTCAAGAAGCTGAAAGCACACTG GAAGTGGTTCCAGCCTACCTGGCGACGTCACCCATCATGTCAACGGGTGAGGAGCTGATGGACTCCCAGTTGAGCAGGACCAGCACACGTCATCACG ACGGCATGATGTGCGGCTCACTTCCTGTCCAGAGCATCGGGCCGCAGCAGGGCGATGCAGGCATGAacaagaagaggaggaaaagaagGAGGAAGGCTCGGCcagacggaggaggaggaggagggaggcggGACGAGAGCGGAGAGGAGTTTtcggatgatgatgataacatGTTCACTATTGACCTGAGCTCTGATGACGACAGAGAAGGAGACGCTGGAAG GACTCTATACAGTGATCAGAGGTCGGCAGCCAACACACGCCTCAGTACAGAATGGACACTTCCACAGAG CAACCCAGATGACTCTCAGTCTTCAACGCCCAAAAGTGACTCTGAGCTGGCCAGTCAAGCTAAAGACAACCCTGAAATGCTGTGGACGTGGGGGGAGCTGCCACAGGCTGCTCGG CCGTCCTTATTGACTTCCCATCAGAAGCAGGACTGCGTCACGTCAGTCTCCATCCCAGTGTCCTCTAGCACTCACTTCAGAAGTATCCGTGACGCCGGGCCCCCCTCCCAACCTCTTTATACCTCTCAGCAAGGCGACAGTGGGAGTGGGGGGAGGATTACGGAAGAGCACG GAAGAGCGGTGGAGAGTGTGGGTGCGTCATGTGCAGAGACGGAGAGTTTAACGACATGTTCAGTGGCTCCCAGCATTCTTCCTGATCATCTGGAGGAAGGGAAGAACAGAGGAAGCCCGATCAGAAGAACCGATTCACCTTCCAAGAAGCAAG AGAAAAGAAGCCAACATCTTGGTGCTGATGGCGTATACTTGGATGATATCACAGAGCTGGAGCCTGAAGTAGCTGCTTTGTATTTCCCTAAAAG CGACGGAGTGGTTAGCTCGATGAGGACGGACTCGGACGTGATGATGACGGCCGTGCGGAGTGCAAATCAGTCCCCGCAGTCAGAGGGCAGCTGCGCGATGGACAGCGGTGTGGACAGTCTGCTGGACCACATGGGGGACCTCCCTCACGTAGCCATCTCGCTATGCGGCGGGCTGTCTGACAACAAGGAGATCACGCGAG AATACTTCCAGGAGAGGGCAGTTTCCTACCAACAGTTCTCCGAAAACCCTTCCCTTATCGACGATCCTAACCTGGTGGTGAAGATTGGTAGCAA GTACTATAACTGGAGTACGGCGGCTCCGGTCATGTTGGCAATGCAGGTCTACCAGAAGCCATTGCCACAG TTTTGGtgtttgagttattttttttctgctttcggCCTTTTCTCGTACTGCCTTCCTGGTTTGTTTGGCCCCAGACCTCCTGAGCCT GCCTCGGTGGAGAACATCATGAAGGACAAGATGCCCAAGAAGGGGGGGCGCTGGTGGTTCTCCTGGAGGAGCAGGAACAGTGATTCCAAATCG GAGTCAGCAACAGAGGCCACAGGAGACCGAGAAGAGAGTtccgtcaccatggcaacagctATCAG GATGAAAGATGAGTCGTCCTCTAGTGACGAGGACCACAGACCCACTTTGGTGTCTGGGACCTGCCAGTCTGACGGCCTCCTTGCTTCTGGTAACGTTTGTTACAAGAAGACTCTTCGGCTCACATCGGAGCAGCTG TTGAGCCTACAGCTGAAGGAGGGTCCAAACGAGGTGGTGTTCAGCGTGACCACACAGTATCAGGGAACGTGTCGTTGCCATGGCACCATCTACCTGTGGAACTGGGACGACAAGCTGGTCATCTCCGACATCGATGGGACCATCACCAG GTCGGACACACTGGGCCACATCCTCCCCACGCTGGGGAAAGACTGGACCCACCAGGGCATCGCAAGACTCTACCACAAAGTCAGCCA GAATGGATATAAATTCATGTACTGCTCGGCGAGGGCCATCGGTATGGCGGACATGACCCGAGGTTACCTGCACTGGGTCAACGAGAGGGGAACTATGCTGCCGATGGGCCCGGTGATGCTCAGCCCCAGCAGCCTGTTTTCCGCGTTGCACAG agaagTGATTGAGAAAAAACCCGAGAAGTTCAAGATCGAGTGTCTCACTGACATCAAGCACCTTTTCTACCCCAATACCGAACCTTTCTACGCTGCGTTTGGCAACAGAGCTACA GATGTGTACTCCTACAAGGAGGTGGGCGTTCCTCTCAACAGGATCTTCACTGTCAATCCAAAAGGGGAGCTGATCCAGGAACATGCCAAAACCAACATCTCCTC TTACGGGCGCCTGTGCGAGATGGTGGACCACGTCTTTCCCGTCCTGCACCACAATGAAGGAGCCGACTTTCCCCGTTCGGACACTTTTAATGAGTGCGATTACTGGAGCGAGCAACATCCTGATGAAAGCAAGCAAGGCAAGGAAGAGGACGACTCGCGACTTCTGGAGAGCAGCTGA
- the lpin1a gene encoding phosphatidate phosphatase LPIN1 isoform X7 yields the protein MNKKRRKRRRKARPDGGGGGGRRDESGEEFSDDDDNMFTIDLSSDDDREGDAGRTLYSDQRSAANTRLSTEWTLPQSPVIKETLSIPPSCGLSISCPQQTSHFSSHLSNPDDSQSSTPKSDSELASQAKDNPEMLWTWGELPQAARPSLLTSHQKQDCVTSVSIPVSSSTHFRSIRDAGPPSQPLYTSQQGDSGSGGRITEEHGRAVESVGASCAETESLTTCSVAPSILPDHLEEGKNRGSPIRRTDSPSKKQEKRSQHLGADGVYLDDITELEPEVAALYFPKSDGVVSSMRTDSDVMMTAVRSANQSPQSEGSCAMDSGVDSLLDHMGDLPHVAISLCGGLSDNKEITREYFQERAVSYQQFSENPSLIDDPNLVVKIGSKYYNWSTAAPVMLAMQVYQKPLPQFWCLSYFFSAFGLFSYCLPGLFGPRPPEPASVENIMKDKMPKKGGRWWFSWRSRNSDSKSESATEATGDREESSVTMATAIRMKDESSSSDEDHRPTLVSGTCQSDGLLASGNVCYKKTLRLTSEQLLSLQLKEGPNEVVFSVTTQYQGTCRCHGTIYLWNWDDKLVISDIDGTITRSDTLGHILPTLGKDWTHQGIARLYHKVSQNGYKFMYCSARAIGMADMTRGYLHWVNERGTMLPMGPVMLSPSSLFSALHREVIEKKPEKFKIECLTDIKHLFYPNTEPFYAAFGNRATDVYSYKEVGVPLNRIFTVNPKGELIQEHAKTNISSYGRLCEMVDHVFPVLHHNEGADFPRSDTFNECDYWSEQHPDESKQGKEEDDSRLLESS from the exons ATGAacaagaagaggaggaaaagaagGAGGAAGGCTCGGCcagacggaggaggaggaggagggaggcggGACGAGAGCGGAGAGGAGTTTtcggatgatgatgataacatGTTCACTATTGACCTGAGCTCTGATGACGACAGAGAAGGAGACGCTGGAAG GACTCTATACAGTGATCAGAGGTCGGCAGCCAACACACGCCTCAGTACAGAATGGACACTTCCACAGAG TCCTGTGATTAAGGAAACTCTCTCCATTCCTCCTTCCTGCGGTCTGTCCATCTCTTGTCCGCAGCAGACCTCTCACTTCTCCTCCCACCTTAG CAACCCAGATGACTCTCAGTCTTCAACGCCCAAAAGTGACTCTGAGCTGGCCAGTCAAGCTAAAGACAACCCTGAAATGCTGTGGACGTGGGGGGAGCTGCCACAGGCTGCTCGG CCGTCCTTATTGACTTCCCATCAGAAGCAGGACTGCGTCACGTCAGTCTCCATCCCAGTGTCCTCTAGCACTCACTTCAGAAGTATCCGTGACGCCGGGCCCCCCTCCCAACCTCTTTATACCTCTCAGCAAGGCGACAGTGGGAGTGGGGGGAGGATTACGGAAGAGCACG GAAGAGCGGTGGAGAGTGTGGGTGCGTCATGTGCAGAGACGGAGAGTTTAACGACATGTTCAGTGGCTCCCAGCATTCTTCCTGATCATCTGGAGGAAGGGAAGAACAGAGGAAGCCCGATCAGAAGAACCGATTCACCTTCCAAGAAGCAAG AGAAAAGAAGCCAACATCTTGGTGCTGATGGCGTATACTTGGATGATATCACAGAGCTGGAGCCTGAAGTAGCTGCTTTGTATTTCCCTAAAAG CGACGGAGTGGTTAGCTCGATGAGGACGGACTCGGACGTGATGATGACGGCCGTGCGGAGTGCAAATCAGTCCCCGCAGTCAGAGGGCAGCTGCGCGATGGACAGCGGTGTGGACAGTCTGCTGGACCACATGGGGGACCTCCCTCACGTAGCCATCTCGCTATGCGGCGGGCTGTCTGACAACAAGGAGATCACGCGAG AATACTTCCAGGAGAGGGCAGTTTCCTACCAACAGTTCTCCGAAAACCCTTCCCTTATCGACGATCCTAACCTGGTGGTGAAGATTGGTAGCAA GTACTATAACTGGAGTACGGCGGCTCCGGTCATGTTGGCAATGCAGGTCTACCAGAAGCCATTGCCACAG TTTTGGtgtttgagttattttttttctgctttcggCCTTTTCTCGTACTGCCTTCCTGGTTTGTTTGGCCCCAGACCTCCTGAGCCT GCCTCGGTGGAGAACATCATGAAGGACAAGATGCCCAAGAAGGGGGGGCGCTGGTGGTTCTCCTGGAGGAGCAGGAACAGTGATTCCAAATCG GAGTCAGCAACAGAGGCCACAGGAGACCGAGAAGAGAGTtccgtcaccatggcaacagctATCAG GATGAAAGATGAGTCGTCCTCTAGTGACGAGGACCACAGACCCACTTTGGTGTCTGGGACCTGCCAGTCTGACGGCCTCCTTGCTTCTGGTAACGTTTGTTACAAGAAGACTCTTCGGCTCACATCGGAGCAGCTG TTGAGCCTACAGCTGAAGGAGGGTCCAAACGAGGTGGTGTTCAGCGTGACCACACAGTATCAGGGAACGTGTCGTTGCCATGGCACCATCTACCTGTGGAACTGGGACGACAAGCTGGTCATCTCCGACATCGATGGGACCATCACCAG GTCGGACACACTGGGCCACATCCTCCCCACGCTGGGGAAAGACTGGACCCACCAGGGCATCGCAAGACTCTACCACAAAGTCAGCCA GAATGGATATAAATTCATGTACTGCTCGGCGAGGGCCATCGGTATGGCGGACATGACCCGAGGTTACCTGCACTGGGTCAACGAGAGGGGAACTATGCTGCCGATGGGCCCGGTGATGCTCAGCCCCAGCAGCCTGTTTTCCGCGTTGCACAG agaagTGATTGAGAAAAAACCCGAGAAGTTCAAGATCGAGTGTCTCACTGACATCAAGCACCTTTTCTACCCCAATACCGAACCTTTCTACGCTGCGTTTGGCAACAGAGCTACA GATGTGTACTCCTACAAGGAGGTGGGCGTTCCTCTCAACAGGATCTTCACTGTCAATCCAAAAGGGGAGCTGATCCAGGAACATGCCAAAACCAACATCTCCTC TTACGGGCGCCTGTGCGAGATGGTGGACCACGTCTTTCCCGTCCTGCACCACAATGAAGGAGCCGACTTTCCCCGTTCGGACACTTTTAATGAGTGCGATTACTGGAGCGAGCAACATCCTGATGAAAGCAAGCAAGGCAAGGAAGAGGACGACTCGCGACTTCTGGAGAGCAGCTGA
- the lpin1a gene encoding phosphatidate phosphatase LPIN1 isoform X6, which produces MMCGSLPVQSIGPQQGDAGMNKKRRKRRRKARPDGGGGGGRRDESGEEFSDDDDNMFTIDLSSDDDREGDAGRTLYSDQRSAANTRLSTEWTLPQSPVIKETLSIPPSCGLSISCPQQTSHFSSHLSNPDDSQSSTPKSDSELASQAKDNPEMLWTWGELPQAARPSLLTSHQKQDCVTSVSIPVSSSTHFRSIRDAGPPSQPLYTSQQGDSGSGGRITEEHGRAVESVGASCAETESLTTCSVAPSILPDHLEEGKNRGSPIRRTDSPSKKQEKRSQHLGADGVYLDDITELEPEVAALYFPKSDGVVSSMRTDSDVMMTAVRSANQSPQSEGSCAMDSGVDSLLDHMGDLPHVAISLCGGLSDNKEITREYFQERAVSYQQFSENPSLIDDPNLVVKIGSKYYNWSTAAPVMLAMQVYQKPLPQFWCLSYFFSAFGLFSYCLPGLFGPRPPEPASVENIMKDKMPKKGGRWWFSWRSRNSDSKSESATEATGDREESSVTMATAIRMKDESSSSDEDHRPTLVSGTCQSDGLLASGNVCYKKTLRLTSEQLLSLQLKEGPNEVVFSVTTQYQGTCRCHGTIYLWNWDDKLVISDIDGTITRSDTLGHILPTLGKDWTHQGIARLYHKVSQNGYKFMYCSARAIGMADMTRGYLHWVNERGTMLPMGPVMLSPSSLFSALHREVIEKKPEKFKIECLTDIKHLFYPNTEPFYAAFGNRATDVYSYKEVGVPLNRIFTVNPKGELIQEHAKTNISSYGRLCEMVDHVFPVLHHNEGADFPRSDTFNECDYWSEQHPDESKQGKEEDDSRLLESS; this is translated from the exons ATGATGTGCGGCTCACTTCCTGTCCAGAGCATCGGGCCGCAGCAGGGCGATGCAGGCATGAacaagaagaggaggaaaagaagGAGGAAGGCTCGGCcagacggaggaggaggaggagggaggcggGACGAGAGCGGAGAGGAGTTTtcggatgatgatgataacatGTTCACTATTGACCTGAGCTCTGATGACGACAGAGAAGGAGACGCTGGAAG GACTCTATACAGTGATCAGAGGTCGGCAGCCAACACACGCCTCAGTACAGAATGGACACTTCCACAGAG TCCTGTGATTAAGGAAACTCTCTCCATTCCTCCTTCCTGCGGTCTGTCCATCTCTTGTCCGCAGCAGACCTCTCACTTCTCCTCCCACCTTAG CAACCCAGATGACTCTCAGTCTTCAACGCCCAAAAGTGACTCTGAGCTGGCCAGTCAAGCTAAAGACAACCCTGAAATGCTGTGGACGTGGGGGGAGCTGCCACAGGCTGCTCGG CCGTCCTTATTGACTTCCCATCAGAAGCAGGACTGCGTCACGTCAGTCTCCATCCCAGTGTCCTCTAGCACTCACTTCAGAAGTATCCGTGACGCCGGGCCCCCCTCCCAACCTCTTTATACCTCTCAGCAAGGCGACAGTGGGAGTGGGGGGAGGATTACGGAAGAGCACG GAAGAGCGGTGGAGAGTGTGGGTGCGTCATGTGCAGAGACGGAGAGTTTAACGACATGTTCAGTGGCTCCCAGCATTCTTCCTGATCATCTGGAGGAAGGGAAGAACAGAGGAAGCCCGATCAGAAGAACCGATTCACCTTCCAAGAAGCAAG AGAAAAGAAGCCAACATCTTGGTGCTGATGGCGTATACTTGGATGATATCACAGAGCTGGAGCCTGAAGTAGCTGCTTTGTATTTCCCTAAAAG CGACGGAGTGGTTAGCTCGATGAGGACGGACTCGGACGTGATGATGACGGCCGTGCGGAGTGCAAATCAGTCCCCGCAGTCAGAGGGCAGCTGCGCGATGGACAGCGGTGTGGACAGTCTGCTGGACCACATGGGGGACCTCCCTCACGTAGCCATCTCGCTATGCGGCGGGCTGTCTGACAACAAGGAGATCACGCGAG AATACTTCCAGGAGAGGGCAGTTTCCTACCAACAGTTCTCCGAAAACCCTTCCCTTATCGACGATCCTAACCTGGTGGTGAAGATTGGTAGCAA GTACTATAACTGGAGTACGGCGGCTCCGGTCATGTTGGCAATGCAGGTCTACCAGAAGCCATTGCCACAG TTTTGGtgtttgagttattttttttctgctttcggCCTTTTCTCGTACTGCCTTCCTGGTTTGTTTGGCCCCAGACCTCCTGAGCCT GCCTCGGTGGAGAACATCATGAAGGACAAGATGCCCAAGAAGGGGGGGCGCTGGTGGTTCTCCTGGAGGAGCAGGAACAGTGATTCCAAATCG GAGTCAGCAACAGAGGCCACAGGAGACCGAGAAGAGAGTtccgtcaccatggcaacagctATCAG GATGAAAGATGAGTCGTCCTCTAGTGACGAGGACCACAGACCCACTTTGGTGTCTGGGACCTGCCAGTCTGACGGCCTCCTTGCTTCTGGTAACGTTTGTTACAAGAAGACTCTTCGGCTCACATCGGAGCAGCTG TTGAGCCTACAGCTGAAGGAGGGTCCAAACGAGGTGGTGTTCAGCGTGACCACACAGTATCAGGGAACGTGTCGTTGCCATGGCACCATCTACCTGTGGAACTGGGACGACAAGCTGGTCATCTCCGACATCGATGGGACCATCACCAG GTCGGACACACTGGGCCACATCCTCCCCACGCTGGGGAAAGACTGGACCCACCAGGGCATCGCAAGACTCTACCACAAAGTCAGCCA GAATGGATATAAATTCATGTACTGCTCGGCGAGGGCCATCGGTATGGCGGACATGACCCGAGGTTACCTGCACTGGGTCAACGAGAGGGGAACTATGCTGCCGATGGGCCCGGTGATGCTCAGCCCCAGCAGCCTGTTTTCCGCGTTGCACAG agaagTGATTGAGAAAAAACCCGAGAAGTTCAAGATCGAGTGTCTCACTGACATCAAGCACCTTTTCTACCCCAATACCGAACCTTTCTACGCTGCGTTTGGCAACAGAGCTACA GATGTGTACTCCTACAAGGAGGTGGGCGTTCCTCTCAACAGGATCTTCACTGTCAATCCAAAAGGGGAGCTGATCCAGGAACATGCCAAAACCAACATCTCCTC TTACGGGCGCCTGTGCGAGATGGTGGACCACGTCTTTCCCGTCCTGCACCACAATGAAGGAGCCGACTTTCCCCGTTCGGACACTTTTAATGAGTGCGATTACTGGAGCGAGCAACATCCTGATGAAAGCAAGCAAGGCAAGGAAGAGGACGACTCGCGACTTCTGGAGAGCAGCTGA